Proteins from a single region of Parambassis ranga chromosome 18, fParRan2.1, whole genome shotgun sequence:
- the arl2 gene encoding ADP-ribosylation factor-like protein 2, which translates to MGLLTILKKMKQKEREMRLLMLGLDNAGKTTILKKFNGEDVSTISPTLGFNIKTLDHRGFKLNIWDVGGQKSLRSYWRNYFESTDGLVWVVDSADRLRLEDCKQELSALLLEERLAGATLLVFANKQDLPGALSKEAIREALALDEIKSHHWCIIGCSAVTGENLLTGVDWLLDDIAARIFTSD; encoded by the exons ATGGGTTTGCTTACAattttaaagaaaatgaaacaaaaggaGCGCGAGATGAGGCTGTTGATGCT AGGTCTGGACAACGCAGGGAAGACGACCATCCTAAAGAAGTTTAATGGAGAAGATGTCAGCACCATCTCTCCAACACTGGGCTTCAACATCAAGACGCTGGATCACAGAGG GTTTAAACTGAATATTTGGGACGTGGGTGGTCAGAAGTCACTGCGCTCCTACTGGAGGAACTACTTCGAGAGCACAGACGGGCTGGTGTGGGTGGTGGACAGCGCAGACAGACTCAGACTGGAGGACTGCAAGCAGGAACTCAGTgcactgctgctggaggag aGGTTAGCTGGTGCAACACTGCTGGTTTTTGCCAACAAACAGGACTTACCAGGAGCCTTGTCCAAAGAGGCAATACGAGAG GCTCTGGCCCTGGATGAGATCAAGAGTCATCACTGGTGTATTATTGGCTGTAGTGCGGTAACAGGAGAGAACTTGTTAACTGGAGTTGACTGGCTTCTAGACGACATCGCTGCAAGGATCTTCACCTCAGACTGA
- the LOC114451257 gene encoding cilia- and flagella-associated protein 251, whose product MTIGKNSRKSSVRSSIRAPKFLDKASGFYGRLDEPEGEKVISIEVEEGNIELVSTPSQTVVHNSLGDEKEESEAFDFSEGMMEDDDETLLRRKPSRRSSRWRRSSRRKQKEGRAEEEQVRDERPSLGLSTPDLEDTKVMIEVEKLKEMEEDQEKVGRGREPVLVHFPVREEADDQVLIRDKKRGREEDEGEEGRRMKREQEEELKMVKRNTVKNYRKALDRAFRRGWETFITNLYSVTLTPVTSSSSPSSPSWKKKHQHNSVLAEFQ is encoded by the exons ATGACCATTGGCAAGAACTCCAGGAAGAGCTCAGTCCGAAGCTCCATCCGGGCTCCGAAGTTTCTggacaaagccagtggcttctATGGGCGTCTCGATGAACCCGAGGGGGAAAAGGTGATCAGTATAGAAGTGGAAGAAGGCAACATAGAACTAGTGAGCACCCCCTCCCAAACTGTGGTGCACAATTCTTTAGGAGATGAGAAAGAAGAATCTGAGGCCTTTGACTTCTCCGAGGGGATGATGGAGGATGATGACGAGACTCTTCTGCGCAGGAAACCCAGCCGccgcagcagcaggtggagaagaagctccaggagaaagcagaaagaggggagagctgaggaggagCAAGTCAGAGACGAGAGGCCGAGCCTGGGCCTGAGTACCCCTGACCTGGAAGACACCAAAGTGATGATCGAGGTTGAGAAACTgaaagagatggaggaagatCAGGAGAAGGTGGGCAGAGGGAGGGAGCCAGTGCTTGTTCACTTCCCGGTTCGAGAAGAAGCAGATGATCAAGTCCTGATCCGAGACaagaagagaggaagggaggaagacgagggagaggaagggaggcggatgaagagggagcaggaagaaGAACTGAAGATGGTGAAGAGGAACACAGTGAAGAATTATCGCAAG GCCTTGGACCGAGCTTTTCGCCGCGGCTGGGAGACCTTCATCACCAACCTTTACAGTGTCACGCTCACACCTGTaacatcatcatcctctccatcatcacCTTCGTGGAAGAAGAAGCATCAGCACAACTCCGTGTTAGCTGAGTTTCAGTAG